Within Inmirania thermothiophila, the genomic segment TCCTCCCCGGACGCGGCCCGGGACGACCCCGCCTAGGTCTGGTCTGTCCGCAGGTCGTTCATCCGGGCCTCCGGCCCGAAGCGGATGGGTGAGACCAGCCTGTCGGCCAGGGAGAGCCCCGGATGAATGGCCACAGGAACGCACGCCGCCCCCCCCCACGGCCGAGCCAGCCATCTAGGTACAGCGCATCGTCGACGAGGGTCGGCCCGGGCGTGTGACCGCTGGAGCCTGCGGGGTCGGCCCACGAACCCCCTGCAAGAGGCTGCGAGGCTTCCGCGAGGAAGGCCCCGCAGGACTTGTCCACCGCAGCTTGCGCCCCCGGCGCTGCCCCCACCCCACCGATCCGGCCCTCATCCGCCGCGCCATCGCCCTTCGCCGCCAGCGCCTCGGTTCTCGGCACGCCCAGAACTCGGCCTCTCCCGGATCACCGAGGCACGCGTCCTCGCCCGCGCAGGCCTCCGTCGCCTCAGCCATCGCTCCTCCACACCGCCCCCGAGGCGTTCGGTCTGCGCCCCCCGGCCTACTCCCGCACCTCGACATCAAGAAGCCCGGGCGCCTCCGCCGTCCGGGCCATCGCGTCACCGCCGCATGCCGCCACAACCCCCGGGCGCTCGTTGGGCGCATGTCCACGTCGCCCTCGACGACGGTACGCGCATCGGCTTCGCCCCCATCGCGCCCGATAAGGCGGCACACAGTTCTTGTCGCTTCCTGATCCGGGCCCTGCGCCACGACCGCGGGCTCGGCACCCGCAGACCGACGACGGCTCCTGCGACCGCGCGCGCCGCTTCCGCCGCCTGTGCCGAAGGCTCGGGCCTCGCCCCATCGACACCCGCCTCTGCACGCCACGGACCGACGGCCAGGCCGAGCGCCGAGAGCGCGCCGCCCGCCTGCCCAGGTGGCCGCTTCACGCCCATGGGCATCGACCCCACGGCGGCATCGGATGGCGCACGCCATCCGCACCCGGCGCCGGCCCGTGACCGACCTCGCGAGAATCCTCGCCTAGGCGGCGTGGCGGCGCAGCAGCCGCACCACCCCCACCTTCACCGCGTCGTTGACCAGGAACCAGGCCAGCGCATAGGCCCACACCCAAAGGGCGGCCTCCCAGCCGATGGGGGCGACGAGCCAGCCCTCGGCCGCGATCACCGTGCCTGCGAGCTCCGTCCCCAGGGTGGCCCAGAACAGCACCGGTGCCGGCCAGGGGCGCGACCAGAACCACCCCTCGGCGCGCGTGACGTAGAGGGTCATGTGGCCCGAGATCACGAGCTTCAGGAAGAGCACGGTGCGGATCGTCTCCTGCGCAAGGCCCCGATCCTGCAGCAGATGGAAGAGCAGGAACGAACTCGCCACCCCGGTGAGCCCCAGCACCGTGGCCACGGTCAGCAGCCGCGCCGTCTCCCAGCGCGCCGGCACGGGATCCATGCGGGTGCGGTCGTAGGCGATGGCGAGGATCGGGATGTCGTTGAGCAGCGCCAGGAGCACGATCATGGGCGCCGTGATGGGGTAGAAGTCGAAGGCGAGGATGGCGAGGGCGACGAAGAAGACGATGCGGATGGTCTCGGCGATGCGGAAGGTGGCGTAGCTGCGCATCCGCCCGAAGGTGGTGCGGGCCTCGCGCACGGCCTCGGCGATGACGCCGAGACCCGGCTGGGTAAGCACGATGTCGGCGGCGGCGCGCGCCGCGTCCGTGGCCCCGGCGACGGCGATGCCGCAGTCGGCCTTGCGCAGCGCCGGGGCGTCGTTGACGCCGTCGCCGGTCATGCCGACGATGTGCCCCCCCTTCTGCAGCGCGTCGACGATGCGGTACTTGTCCTCGGGCACCACCTCCGCGAAGACGTCCACCTCCTCGATCATCTCGATGATGGCCGACTCGTGGGTGTGGATGAACTCGCGGTCCAGGAGCGTGGTGTCGTAGAGCCCGCGCACCTCCTCCATGACCTCGGCGGCGAAGCGGCGCGCCTCGGCGCGGCCCACCTCGCCGCGCAGCCGGGCGTAGAGGGCGGCGGCGAGGGCCTCGACGAGGGCGAGGATCTCCTGGCTGCCCGAGCCGGTGAGCTGGCGGGCGCGCACCACCCGCGGCGGCAGCCCCAGCAGACGCCCCACCTCGCGGGCGATGGCGGCGTTGTCGCCCGTGATCATCTTGATGCGCACGCCCTGCTCGCGCATGGTGTCGATCACCTCGCGCGAGTCCTCCCGCGGCGGGTCGAAGAGCGGGATCAGGCCCACCAGCTCGAGGGGGCGCCCTCCTGCGCCGCCCGCCCCACGGCCAGGGTGCGGTAGCCGCGGGCGGCGAGCTGCTCCACCAGCTCCCCCAGCGTCCGCGCCTGCTCCTCGTCGAGCC encodes:
- a CDS encoding leucine zipper domain-containing protein, with amino-acid sequence MVDEGRPGRVTAGACGVGPRTPCKRLRGFREEGPAGLVHRSLRPRRCPHPTDPALIRRAIALRRQRLGSRHAQNSASPGSPRHASSPAQASVASAIAPPHRPRGVRSAPPGLLPHLDIKKPGRLRRPGHRVTAACRHNPRALVGRMSTSPSTTVRASASPPSRPIRRHTVLVAS
- a CDS encoding HAD-IC family P-type ATPase, producing the protein MGLIPLFDPPREDSREVIDTMREQGVRIKMITGDNAAIAREVGRLLGLPPRVVRARQLTGSGSQEILALVEALAAALYARLRGEVGRAEARRFAAEVMEEVRGLYDTTLLDREFIHTHESAIIEMIEEVDVFAEVVPEDKYRIVDALQKGGHIVGMTGDGVNDAPALRKADCGIAVAGATDAARAAADIVLTQPGLGVIAEAVREARTTFGRMRSYATFRIAETIRIVFFVALAILAFDFYPITAPMIVLLALLNDIPILAIAYDRTRMDPVPARWETARLLTVATVLGLTGVASSFLLFHLLQDRGLAQETIRTVLFLKLVISGHMTLYVTRAEGWFWSRPWPAPVLFWATLGTELAGTVIAAEGWLVAPIGWEAALWVWAYALAWFLVNDAVKVGVVRLLRRHAA